One part of the Neodiprion virginianus isolate iyNeoVirg1 chromosome 3, iyNeoVirg1.1, whole genome shotgun sequence genome encodes these proteins:
- the LOC124300403 gene encoding uncharacterized protein LOC124300403 codes for MKMRVSVAGVMVLCLYVNAAIAKEVCPDSVIKDAILKLAHAMRINSQKLERHELRDRQATEHMNEAVGTLVQKASVLDTITTHFTKIEDRISGIEQLISQKDERERIQLQKTVDLVEKLEKFLETQFKEMKTKMSEISERTEVTTPSTTPESTLMLDIISKINDTEEHLIEQVARIELGVSRMANKTDDNIAVQYEKLQTVIDEVQNISGRITDIETSLEKDHEISEKDKNETMEQMVNVGLILQQQNETLGTVTEHLEGIANRVQVLPTVSEVEARHLEIKEAVKGTQHTLAGSLTNEIDGLRNQVCESEEKIKNSVADLRSDFAMNSESVNKELALLTQGQAVMESTVDNVIDTGTKVEIGIHQIITGVKTLIKDQNTVFNDNFDEKISAVSNNIIGNQSKALANLTTKVENEILTVWREIHAMYQTMSQNAAILEKLHQKNEVYVNDTTSTIDGIETQVADMSKRTYQVHENLNVLMNRIGMVSDEFGEIKIALETALDNIKASFKEVQQKEKNITGVVPHPIPEDYDEPEMNPDTSKVNINLNTRIPISDVKPN; via the exons ATGAAGATGCGGGTTTCGGTAGCAGGGGTGATGGTGCTATGCCTTTACGTCAACGCTGCAATTGCGAAAGAAGTATG cCCCGATAGCGTGATTAAAGATGCTATACTCAAATTAGCACACGCAATGCGGATAAATAGTCAGAAATTAGAACGACATGAACTTCGTGACCGTCAAGCAACAGAACATATGAACGAGGCTGTGGGAACTTTAGTTCAAAAAGCGTCCGTTCTTGACACGATCACGACACATTTCACGAAAATCGAGGATCGGATATCTGGAATTGAGCAGCTCATTTCGCAG AAAGACGAAAGAGAAAGAATCCAGTTGCAGAAAACCGTGGATTTGGTAGAAAAGTTGGAGAAATTTCTGGAAACACAGTTCAAGGAAATGAAAACTAAAATGTCCGAAATAAGTGAACGTACTGAAGTAACTACACCATCGACAACTCCTGAATCCACATTGATGTTAGATATAATATCCAAGATAAACGATACAGAAGAACATTTAATAGAACAAGTTGCAAGGATTGAATTAGGCGTTAGCAGGATGGCCAATAAAACTGACGATAACATTGCTGTTCAATATGAGAAACTACAGACCGTAATAGACGaa GTACAAAACATAAGCGGTAGAATTACAGACATCGAAACATCTCTCGAAAAAGATCACGAGATCTCCGAAAAGGACAAAAACGAAACTATGGAGCAAATGGTTAACGTCGGATTAATTCTGCAACAGCAGAATGAAACACTTGGAACAGTTACCGAACATTTGGAAGGCATTGCGAACCGTGTCCAAGTTTTACCAAC GGTATCTGAGGTTGAAGCTCGTCATCTCGAAATAAAGGAGGCAGTAAAAGGAACTCAGCATACGTTGGCAGGTTCACTTACCAATGAAATTGACGGATTAAGGAATCAAGTCTgtgaaagtgaagaaaaaatcaaaaacagtGTTGCAGACCTAAG GTCAGATTTCGCCATGAATTCAGAGAGTGTGAATAAGGAATTAGCACTCCTTACTCAGGGTCAAGCCGTGATGGAGTCTACGGTAGACAACGTGATAGATACAGGAACGAAGGTGGAAATTGGAATCCACCAGATTATTACGGGTGTTAAGACATTGATCAAAGACCAAAATACAGTATTTAATGATAACTTTGACGAGAAAATTAGCGCAGTTTCAAACAATATCATCGGAAATCAAAGTAAGGCTCTGGCAAACTTGACAACTAAAGtcgaaaatgaaattcttaCG GTTTGGAGAGAAATACATGCGATGTATCAAACGATGTCTCAAAATGCTGCAATACTAGAGAAACTTCATCAGAAGAACGAAGTGTACGTCAATGATACAACTTCGACCATAGACGGAATAGAAACGCAG GTGGCAGATATGTCGAAACGTACGTATCAAGTTCACGAAAATTTGAACGTTTTAATGAACCGCATCGGTATGGTGTCCGACGAATTCGGTGAAATCAAAATCGCACTTGAAACAGCACTGGATAATATTAAAGCTTCGTTTAAAGAAGTACaacagaaggaaaaaaatattactggTGTAGTACCACATCCTATTCCAGAAGACTATGACGAGCCGGAAATGAACCCTGATACTTCAAAAGTTAACATCAATCTAAACACAAGAATACCAATCTCAGACGTCAAACCTAACTGA